The stretch of DNA ATACATTTGCCTGTCACGATATTTACGGAATTTGTCTaccattataataaatatatatatatatatatatatatatatctacgaTTCTACGGTACTTTCCAATAATTTTCTTGGAGATGGTTTCTCCCGTTTGTACTGTTGCACATGGCTGATGGCTGTCAACTTTCcaaacatctctctctctctctctctctctctccacttgCAAACATATCACGAGGAGCAATTGCTGAAAAGCATCTCCCATTCTCTGAGGCCAGCATTTGAACGGGACTCATGTATTTGATTCCcctttttaactcatttcactagCTAGCATGCACGAGCTGATACATGGCGTTCTTACCATTTTTAGAGCCTAGTAGCTTTCACCAGATGGCTATCTTTTTGCTCTGATCCTATTCTGTCCAATTGTATCCATGACCTGAACATTAGTGATCATTGTCGAACATCTGAACTAcccaaaacatgaaaataaaaactcaaccaaaactacaaggaagaagaaatagaaaggCTTCTAAAACGTCATGCATCCTCTATgaatttatatgtaaatatatatatatatatatatattaaccttTCGAACCAacgaaaagaaggaaaaaaaatccatcaaaaACAACAGAAGAAAAGCATGCAAAACAGGTAACTtttgatcattaattaattagctggtACTGGGCAGCACTAGTCTTGGACAAGGGGTACTTGTTCTTGGGTTGACCACAAACCTCGAAGAGAAGGAGCAAAAGCGATGGTAATCTTCATCCAAAAAGCAGCTCCCACTCCCGCTGGTGTCAAAGTTAAGAGAATAGCTCAATGGATCGTACCGGCACTGAAATGAACTCAGACGTCTCGTGGAACGTACACTTCTGCGCCTATGTCTCCTTAGTTTCCTTACCAGTTTGGTAAGGCAGTAACAATGCGACGGCGGCGAGACATCGCTGCTAGCTTGGCAAGTAGTTGACACCGCGGCGTTGTTGGTGGAGGCGGTGGCGCAGCCGGTTTCACTTCCACTTTTTGCGGCGGCATTGCTCTTTGGCCACCAAAGGAGCCACATCATTTGTgtcatatctctctctctagatgtATGCTGGTGTAAGTAATTTCTTAAAAGGAGTGGGACAATTTGCGAGTGTGTTTCGAGTTTCTTTGAGGGTACTTATATAGGAAAGGAGAAGTACTcttatttaaacactttttcaTTAACTagatttttaattcaaatgaaGTAGTTAGTAGTCTTATGGATTAAAAGatgtatacaaaaaatatataatattatatgagaaGTGATATGGTCCTAAAaagatatcataaaaataaattcttaaactgatatgattttatatgatatgttagatttaatttataataaaaataattttacaatctaacgtatcacatcaaactacgtcagtttatagatttacttttatgaaatttctttgtgattaaaacatTTCGCACTACATCTCAAGCTTATTGAGATTCTTTTAAAATGAGCAATGATATACACAGTCGTAAAGTGTGTAAGTGTTGcacaatcgctttgaaaaagagagatccacaattaaaaaaataatttatttcatttgaattctgtatttattcactttttaaaagaaattacgCGATACTTGCACTCTACgactgaaaatattatttttcgaCCTTCATAGCGAGAAAGAACCATCAAGCTCATGGCTTTATGATATACCCTGCTTTTCATTATGTTTGTACTAATACTCTAGCATATTTCCCTAATAGAATGCTTGCTTAGAAAAACAAACgaacaacaaattaaagatttaaTGGGTAAAAAAGTTACATGCAAATAATGTCCTCTGCATGTGGATAGATAGCCGGGGGTATAACATTCTACGTGGAATATTGTTTGGATTTTAACCTTTGACATGTTTATTTGCGTAAGGATTAAATTTTGAGAATCTGAGATTTATCATGCTCAATCTCCAAtatgtgaaatcaccatttattctaaaaatttaaactgatgagaagatgtagatttaatcatttatatgtGTCTTAACATTGATTCATTCACGTCTGGGTCAGATTCCACTTCAATGAGTAAACCtaacatattaaatatttaattaaatgtgatagagtgtagagttagGCCGATTCAAATTCAAGACATCTACTCTGGTGCCAATTATTTCACACGATATTCTAAGTTAATGTACGGCTCCCAAATTGAAACCAAGCGTCGACCCCCTTGATCTTTGGGTAAGGTGCATTGCATGGACTTACTCGTAATAAGATGCAAAGATCTCCctcttttgaaaaattagaaagaaaattcaTCAAGTGCAAGTGCATGTAAattgttttgttgattttttttttatatataattttaaaaaaattaaataattaattcaaatattagtttataatcAATCTTTTATTAACTATTACATATAGCCTATAGTATAGACACCGGAATAAACAGTATTGAAATCTTAGAGTTATAGATTTCGGGCCAAGACTTCGATGCCCAATCAGTGTAGGCCTAGGATTATGGCTGTAATTGAGTCGAGCCAAGCTATTCTTTGGCTTTGTTGAGTTCGGCTCGATTCAAAATATTCGAGctcaattgtttattttttgaataaaatttaataattaataaattaaatagataaaaacatattaaatttaatattaaatttgtacaagtaacaagtagaacctctattgaattataagattttaaaaatttatagataattaatatctaactagttgatattaatttatccataataacaatatattatatgccacaaaaattattaatatatacacataatatgataatatatatctatttcatatatggttcacgcatattagtatatgaaattatttaattttatcgactaattattatacaaattataaaatataactataaagtatattcaatatatagatataagtaattaggttacatattatatatttaattacaaaaatgttATGCTTATagtattagctaatacatatatatacatagatgtatgtatatatttatcaatatatgaataaactTTAATCGAGTTGAGTTTTATCAGGTACGTATCATTTACTAATTGAGCTAGTATCTGCTTTTGCAGatgagctttttttttcacgagtcaaGTTCAATTCGAATTTAACCGGACGAGTATCGAGCATGCTATCGAATAAATTGATTCATTTACAACTCTACtttgataaaaatgatgaaagcCGGTGGACTGATCCGTGGGAAGAAAATATTGGtattattctatcttttatatatatatagattttctGCATTGAAAACcgtaacaaaaaattattaaatgattttaaaaaaaaattaatgggatgcatgaaactttaaaaatattatcccTTAATATTACatgaacatataaaaaaaattgtcagacATGAATGAAAATATGTGGATAATTCAAGATTCACTGAGGggaaattttatattataatctatctaagataaataatatttaaagttCTAGGATTTGCAAGTCTCACATATTTCATTTGAAGATGATGGATAAATATGAGACACCACATGATCATGAAATGGCGGATCCACTTTTTTCAGAGGGAGTAAATGAAACTTGCTCATCCAAAAactgtagcattattcttttatctcaactaatctATGGAATTATAATTAAGTTATGAGAACATATCTAAATAGTCTATTAAATGGTATagttagtttgtttttatatataattggatggatgcatattaattatatgattcCAATCATTGactattattttcaatatatagTACATGATCAGATCAactaagcatatatatatatatatatataaacttcagAGAATCTcgttattctttatttataaaaataataattaatacacaattaatcatgcatatatatatatataatttttatttttatttttctggaggTGGTGCTGAGGATATGATCCATACATATATATCGAGGAAACAAAAAAGTTGCAGGCCAGGATTGAAGAAGACAGAAATGGCATGCAGGTCAATCCTGTGTGGGAGACAATTAAAGATACGTTTACTGAGCTATCACGTGGTGGCCAGAgctatctatattatatatatgttctgcagatcaagaaaaaagagacaCTGTTGCATGGTCGTATAGCACATGCAATGCATGGTTGAAGGGGAGCTAGCTACCTCTGTGATCTGCATGTATCAGTGATTCAGAGAAGACCTctggggtgtgtgtgtgtgtaaatgcAAGCCCGCAAGCTAGGTACATTCACTTGCAGACATGAAATCAGTCGTTTacttttattcctttttcaGATCGTGTCGTATTGCTATATATTTAGGTCATTAGTCTTGACTCTTCACCCATGTATTTTTGTGTCAAACTATGCCCTCTCGTAACCATGAtatagatctactttacaataacaTTCACAGAAGAATCTTCActgaacaaataaatttttttttcaaacatttttttaaactccttaaatatttaaaaaaaataaaaaataaaaactcattaaCAAATACCtaactattaaattaaaaaaaaaatcaaatcggTGAGGATTCTcaatgaatttttaataatctaaatattattttaaaaataattttataatctaacatattatatcaaattatattattttataaatttatttttatataatcagtTCCTAACGTATTTCTCGACTTGTGATCGTCAATGCATCGAATACGGAGTTCTGAAAAATGCACACTGGAGCTTCCTATCCATACCCATAAAAAGGTCAAAAGGCCAAGTGCTAGTACTTCTTGTTCGTTCTATTATCATAGTTTTAGCAATTTTTTACCTTTGTcggattgttttttttttttttttttgggggggtcaGGTCAATTTGATATTGGGGACTTGATGTTGGTATActgttatttttgtttgtcGGTTGACTGGTTTGACTGTTCAGCATCAGTACACCCTCTGATTAATCAAGACATTTTAATTGATAAGGTAGGACATACTAAAAGGTAGGACATATGTAGTTACCTTAGGAATTCAATTGTCTAAGTATATTGGTCGTAGCAATCATATcattcatcatttttctctgTACTCAATATGAAATAATACAATTTCTACGGCttaacattttagaaaatttttaatgCCTTCTCTAGACtatttctgaaagaaaatgttctcgttataaagagattttgtagaaataaatttataaattcatacaattttttttttataattttataaaatcacgtcaatttataaatttattttataaaaaaaattttataatatccaCGCTTCTTTATTTCAATTGTGACtctttaaaatcattataaagattCAACGAACAATTCTATATGTTATAACTTTtatgaattctattaaaaagaCTGCAACCATCGTTATCTCACctatatgtaaataaataaaagccattgaattcttttttaaattggaaaaaaacaaTTTCCAGTAACATTAACTTTAGAGAAGAAATATCAATCCACGGTTTCCATTAAGGGGTAAAAATCGATGGGATTGGCGCGATTTCGGTGCCAAATCGACGTCGCACCGAAGTTGTTGGGTGATACTTAGAACCGGTCGATTGGGGGAGAGAAAATTGATAGTGTCGGTCTCGATGTGCAACGGTGCAATTCTTCAATCTGTCATCAGCATCTCTATGACGGAGGAGTGAAACCACGTTGTTGTCTACCATGA from Juglans regia cultivar Chandler chromosome 4, Walnut 2.0, whole genome shotgun sequence encodes:
- the LOC108985275 gene encoding uncharacterized protein LOC108985275; the encoded protein is MTQMMWLLWWPKSNAAAKSGSETGCATASTNNAAVSTTCQASSDVSPPSHCYCLTKLVRKLRRHRRRSVRSTRRLSSFQCRYDPLSYSLNFDTSGSGSCFLDEDYHRFCSFSSRIGSEQKDSHLVKATRL